A genomic segment from Octopus sinensis linkage group LG4, ASM634580v1, whole genome shotgun sequence encodes:
- the LOC115210392 gene encoding glycosyltransferase-like protein gnt13, translating to NNNNNNNNNNNNNNDNNNNNNNNNNNNNNNNNTYNNNNNNNNNNNNNNNSSSSSSSSSSSSSSSSSSSSSSGSGSSSSSSGRSSSSRSSNNNNNDDDNNNNNNNNNNNNNNNNNSHKSLTYNNNNNNSNDNNNNNNNNNNNNNNNNNNNNNNNNNNNNN from the exons aacaataataataataataataataataataataataataatgataataataataataataataataataataataataataataataataataata catataataataataataataataataataataataataataataataatagtagtagtagtagtagtagtagtagtagtagtagtagtagtagcagtagtagtagtagtagtagtggtagtggtagtagtagcagcagcagcggacgtagtagtagtagtagaagtagtaataataataataatgatgatgataataataataataataataataataataataataataataataataataatagtca caaaagtctaacatataacaacaataacaacaacagcaatgataataataataataataataataataataataataataataataataataataataataataataataataacaataacaataacaat